The genomic interval AGAGCTCATTGTAGTTTAAAATCATCTAGTGTGTCGGTCAGTTGCTGCTAAATCATCAGTTGTTTTGTTCAGTGTGTCGATGACTTAGATgtacagaaatgttttctgttaaaacCAGAAAAATACACCTAAAATGTCTCAATTGCTTTGTGGCAGCTCACTCATGAACTGGTTACTGCATGAACATAGGTTGTTGTAATGCATGTGTATTTAATGTTCATCAGGTCCATGTGATCTGAATAATAGCATCTCATTTTCACTAATTCAATAATTCCACCCTGAGGTGTTCTCTAAGGAAACATACATTTAGCACATTTGGCAGGATAGAGTCCTTATGAATGGTAAGTCTAATTAAGGCCTCCGCCAAGTTCAAAGCTGCATGAATGTCCAAGCTGGTGtgtgagaataaaacaaaaagtggcCTAAAAAATATCGTACGATCCTTTTGTCTCAGGCTTTTCAGAGTTTACCATTTTTAATTTTCCCTCTGCTAATTTTGTTTGATTTCTATATCTTAACTGCCCAAAAGCCATTGTTTCTTGGATAATTTGAGAGCAAGCATTTTGTTTGGATGAGTATCATACATGCACATCAGATTTTTTTGGGGCTGTCAGTGTTCTTTTAATGCTTTACATATTTTAGATGCTACAGgccaaggcaaaaaaaaatgatatcaaaaaatatatagtgatGTGTGCAATGTGCCTCCTATAATCCATGACAGTATTTAGTTTCCCCCCCCAAAGCCCATACATCCTTAATTGGAAACCTAAAACTAAGATAATctacaacaaattaaaaaatataaagaaatattttcaCCAGAAAACTAGATGgattacttttatttgtgtcatCTATAAACAATGTAGACTGCACATTCTGCACCTGCATCCATCGAAAAGCGATTTTAATGcttgatttaaataaacaaacgaCAGATAAGTAACTCAAAACTATTCTTTCGACATGCCTGTTGAAagtatttagtttttaatcGCTACCTGCAGCCACAAAGACTCTCTGATATTATTTCAgacgaatatatatatatttttttaataaaaagtttaattatttgttattatttaatgaaaaaaaaaaaacagagccacTGCTTCAGGCATATCCACACAGACCGATAGTAACGACGTTCAGGAGAATAATTGTTCGATTATATCAGAcagttataaaacatttttttttatttctgtttttgtgtcataACATGTTTAGGCCTATACATCTTTTTATGTCAATTGTACTCATTCTGCATACATGATATTACTGGACACACGTTGATAGGATGTACGGATGACATCAGTAGAATACAGAAGGTGATCAGAGGACATCTCATCCTCTCAGCTTCTCCAGTTCCCCCAAacaatattacacattatataGGATTTGTCTTTAGAAGGGTCTGATTTTTAAGGGCCTCAGTTGTGGAAAAAAGCATTGAGATCCTCGTAAGGAGCCGCCCTGTCATGGTGCACATGTGCGTCGTGGAAAGGTGGAATGTTTTCCGAGCTGCGAGCTCCAGAAGGCCCGAAAGGTAAGCTGTGGCTGGGCCGAGACGAGGACAGTCCGGAGTAGTGCATAGAGTAGTGATAGTTCCTGTCGGCCTCTGAGGGCCCCTGCTGCCTGCCGGACAGTCCCCCGTTCAGACACCCCGGAGGACTGTGCGGGGCCTCGTAGTCCGGGCTGTTATAGTCAGGGGACGTCCCACCCGGCTGGTACCCAGCCTCGTACCCAGACCCGTAGGCCTGGCCCCGCACACTGAGCGCACCGCCCCCGGGCTGGTAGTGCGGGCTGGAGATGCGGGAGCACCGGTAGGAGTAGGGATGCACCGAGAAAGGAGAGCTGGGCATGTGGAACCGGGCTCCATCCGAGCACGGCTCAGTCAAGAAGTTCCTGGTGTTGAGCTGCAGACAGCCTGCCACCAGGTTGGTGGTGGGCTGGGACAGGCCTTTGCACAACATCTGCACATAGGCCACCACATCTGGCCGCTTCCCGTTGCGTAAAATCTCCCCAAGAGCCAGGATGTAGTTCTTGGCCAGTCTCAGAGTCTCTATCTTGGAGAGCTTTTGGGTTTTGGAGTAGCACGGCACGACTTTGCGCAGGTTGTCCAGAGCTGAATTCAAGTCGTGCATCCTCGTCCGTTCCCGAGCATTGGCCTTCATCCGACGCACCTTGGAGCGCTCCGCTCTCGCCGGCGTCATCTTGCGTTTCTTTGGGCCTCGCTTCTTGGGTTTGTCTCCATCTGTGGCGTCgcactcctcttcctcagcatcctcatcatcctcctcctcatcgtcgTCGTCTGCCATCTCGGACTCAGCTCGGCTGCTGCCTTCCAGAGGCTCGTCCAGGTCGTCGTCCTCGTCCAGGAGACAGGGGTCGTGCTCTCCGTCCTTGTTCTTGCACTGCTCGCTCTCGTTGTCCTCCACCCAGTCCGCTGCCAGCCTCTGGACGTCCGGCAGGACCTCGCTGAACAGACGGCTCAACATCGTGGCAAGCAAACCTGCAGGAGACACGGGAGACACTTTATCTGGACTGTTTGGAGACCCTGCTGCTGTGTACGCACCGTGCCAAAGGCCGGACAGGCTGCTGTGTGGACTCCAATTACTGGACTCCAATTAGTGTCGTTAATAAAGGAAACAGTCCTTTGTATTTAtcagtatgtttatatataattacGGGCTTCATGTTTATCCTGACATGAATCCAGTTATTTAATTGAAAGTGGAAAATGGGGCCTTAAAACAAGATGCATATATTtcccatttttttattttgctagaaaaaaaaaattcaagaaaGAGTGAatagtgttttattaaaaatataatataaaatgggATTCTGTTTCAACCCTCGGTGTGCCCAGGTCTGTGCCCTCCAGCAGTCCGGTGCTAGCCTGCTTCAAAGGCCCCCAGGGACGCATTAAGggcccctcctcctccgtccGATAAATTACCAACCTGGAGGAATTCCAGCACAGCCAGGCCTCACTGGACCACTGGGTCCcaaacattttatatctttgAATTAACAGGTTTGTATTCAATTCGCTTTAAATTGAATTGACTTCATCAAAAAAGAGTTCCTCTTGAGTTTCtgtgattaaaaatatattttgtatgattTCCTTTAAGACAGGTACGAGATGTATAAAGCAACGTGTGCTTCAGATATTGAGCTTTTTAATTTCACCGACGCTTTTCGTTTAATGTTAATCAAAACTGCATTTAAAGGGTCACACAGAGATattttaatgtgatattttatcaTCATAATTCTTTTAAAAACTTACCTAATGGATGCATTTTCGTCTATTCATGGTGTCACTCAACAACCAATAATCCAGGCTAAACAGACAAGTTATTTATTGAAGCaaaattttataaaataaaataaaactgtaacatCCCATCATCATCTTGGATTATTCCAGTGTTCAGAGCTCAGCTGTGCGTGTGGAGTCCAAGGacgtctctttttttttttctaatcttgTAAGCACAATGTAATTAATGCCAACCAATACCTTGTCAATTAGCCTGTGTATCTCTATGGAGAATTCTACCCCCACAGTGCACTGACGCGAgtcgtgcacacacacacacacacacacacacacacacacacacacacacacacacacacacacacacacacacacacacacacacacacacacacacacacacacacacacacacacacacacacacacacacacacacacacacacacacacacacacacacacacatctttacgttttctattttctattttgtaatTAAACTCTTTCTACTCTCTAGTGCTTATTTTTGTAATACGATGCAAATTATGAATACAACACTGCCAGGCTATACCATATCTGTGAGGGATCAATGTGgatttatagatatatttaaacaaaatctCCTTAATAAACATCGTTAGATCTATAAGAGCTGCGATAAAGAGCCTAAAAAAAGGGATTAAAAGCAATCTAATCGTCACATGCAAGAAAAAAGCTCCGAGAGATCTCAGAGAGAAATTGTCCCTTATTTTGATTGATACTCTGCCACTCAATACAACATGCAttaacaaacaaagacaaaaacacatatctTGATCCATATCTGATATTCTCATATCTGATCAGAGATGTGCAAACCTACCTCCGTGGTGGAGCTCAGTGACGGGGCAAAGCAGGTTTGTTTACACCATCTCGCTCCGGGTGGGCATCACATCCACACGCCCTGCACGGATGCTTGTGCAGGCGAGGCGCTGTGTTCTGCTctcacacctctctctctctctctctctctctctctctctctctctctctctctcctctctctgctctctgctgctgatgctgatgctgctgatgctgctgctgctgctatccCCAGCCCAAACGCGTGGAGGGACCCGTGTGGCACCTCAGAGGCAGGACTGGGTGGGTTACATACCAGCTCTGATGCCAGGCCCATATGGCTGGCACGTCATTGGCAAGAGCCATCACATGAGAGCCGGTGATTGACATGCGGCCGCATTCACAGAGACTGGCTTCCCCTGGGGGAGAAGGACTCGCCATCTGTCACTGAGCTGAAAGAGAAAATGGAATAAGCAGTGAAtggcacacacaaaaaaaaaaaaaaaacgcactGGATTCAGACGGCTTCTGTTAGCCTCCATCTTTGGGAAAAACAGGGTTAATCTGAAATAGAAGGTTTAGGGAAACAATCCCCTTAGAGAAATAATTATAGCAATCCTATTATGATCAAATTTGGAATGATATCATCCAAAGAATATTGGATTGTTAGAGGATTACTTATAGGCTAATGATTTTGTTGGATAAGGAAAACCTACAAATAATTCACATGAGCCCTGTGGGGacatttattgaatattttaatgatACAATTAGAAGAATTAGGCCATTATGAACAATTAGATCCCTATAGAAATGTTGTAATGCAGAGTTTCCAACATAAGACAGTAAACTGCCTTCTAACAAAGGCCTGGGATAAATAAGGAACCCGCCATAAAGATCAGAGTCAGGGTGCAATTGCCTAAACGAGTCAATTGAACTGAGCCAAGCAGAGCGTCTTGGTTTGGGTTGCCAGGCCTGGCACAGGTGCCGGTGGGCGGGCTGGTGCCAAAGGTGGCAGAGGCACAGATTGCGCAGAGGGGCCAGAAGATGGGGCAGgacaagagagagggagaaaaataagaatgtaaaaaaaaaagagagaaggatttATCATCACTATGCTGCTGATTGAGTACAGTTCATTGGCTCCTCATGGCACATTTTCGGTGAAGCAACCAACATGTTTGACTGATTAGATCAATGTATTTCTGGTCATGGTTGTCCAGATGAAGATAAAGTCGCACCCCAACATGGTGCCCCTGTGTTATAGTCCTGAGAGACACAAATGCAAAGAACAGTTATTAAATTTGACTCAGTTTATTAGTAAAAAatcattatgtattttaaatgtaaacattctgATTGCATAAAGGTTTCATCCTTAGTCTTTCTTCATGCTGTACTGAAACGTATTTCCATAGGGGCATGTGCTCTTTTCTAAGTAACAATATGAAGACAATGCACACACATTATTGTATAATTAGGAGCTGGAGATGCATATCCGTCCCCCCGTAAAACAATGATttgatttttatcattttgattTATCATTTTGAGGTTTTCATGTTGTATGTTACAGGACATCATGTAATTCCATTCACAGCTGCGTGTGAATCTAATACTTTAGTGACCAAATAAATAAGTTGTTTCTTTCCAACCTTGAATGacaaaattgtgtttaaaaatgaaaaatagcctTTAACATTAAATCCCAGATCAGAGTCTGGTTTATCGTATTGCTTTACTCAGTTCAGCTTTGAGTGGTTCCATTTAAAGAGGAACATGTTGACATCAGGGAGAGTTTTGATGTTAACACAAGTGTGAAACTTGAACTTTGTGTCATAACGGCTCCCTCTTGGGTTCAACAAGTAACCTTGAAATAATGCTGTTATCTGGATGTAATCAGTTAGTGGTTTGGTTGAGCTCACACAGAAACAATGACTCTCAGTTTATGTCTTTTCTCCAGCAACGTGTgggtgacatctagtggtgataAAAGGTTGGTGCATGtctgggaaaaaaattaacGAAAGTGATGTCATTCCTTTGGCTCAATATTTAACAGGATATAGAGTTAGGTCTTTATTTTATAGTAATGTGTGGGAGATGTTGTTTAGCTAAATTATAAATGCGTTGGAATGAGTGTGTACATATGTTCATCTTCCAAATAagttttcaacttttttttatagtacatacagtacatttacacaagtaCATTAATtatgtacaattttgaggttgttatactttacttgagtatttcaatc from Anoplopoma fimbria isolate UVic2021 breed Golden Eagle Sablefish chromosome 5, Afim_UVic_2022, whole genome shotgun sequence carries:
- the LOC129091689 gene encoding neurogenic differentiation factor 2-like, whose amino-acid sequence is MLSRLFSEVLPDVQRLAADWVEDNESEQCKNKDGEHDPCLLDEDDDLDEPLEGSSRAESEMADDDDEEEDDEDAEEEECDATDGDKPKKRGPKKRKMTPARAERSKVRRMKANARERTRMHDLNSALDNLRKVVPCYSKTQKLSKIETLRLAKNYILALGEILRNGKRPDVVAYVQMLCKGLSQPTTNLVAGCLQLNTRNFLTEPCSDGARFHMPSSPFSVHPYSYRCSRISSPHYQPGGGALSVRGQAYGSGYEAGYQPGGTSPDYNSPDYEAPHSPPGCLNGGLSGRQQGPSEADRNYHYSMHYSGLSSSRPSHSLPFGPSGARSSENIPPFHDAHVHHDRAAPYEDLNAFFHN